From the Bdellovibrio reynosensis genome, one window contains:
- the hrpB gene encoding ATP-dependent helicase HrpB: protein MAELVHLPIDDFIPEIKSKLQISNNLVITAAPGAGKTTRLPPALLSEVKKKIIVLEPRRMAAIAAAHRIAEEQGWEVGKEIGYQVRFANKTSKETRLVFMTEALLARQMIDDPELKDVDLIVLDEFHERSMHVDVALGLLKELQELGREIKIVIMSATLEAEKISSYLSDCPIVSVPGKLFELEVKYQKSSQSLQTFPAFYENLFQTVKEAQAATQKDLLVFLPGVGEIDRAISTLQIWADVKNIELVPLHGSLNLEDQRRALQKSNRQRIVLSTNIAESSVTLDGVNTVIDSGLAKSMKQDHRTGFSRLELGRISLSSAIQRSGRAARQYPGVSYRMWNKMDELSFAKSETAEIQRVDLSETLLFLSAQGVTDFNSFSWFEKPPAVALKNAERFLQLSGAIDSQNKITSLGKKILHFPLPVRLAKLMLVSLEMKAPELGSEIAALLQDRDILRRDAVSAFIGDNLECDLSARLYVLTQFRRDKRAPKEASFIALQTVDQGARQIAELANRLKDSNSDKSLSKAEQHDLTKHILALSYADRLCRRRGKSDRALMVGGRGVKLQSESLVKTSEFFVALSGVEGSSDAETVVGLACGFEKDFVVQVFKDQIQKVRDVVFIEEKGQFFTREYRALHGLPLDEPSLVPATAAEISEKLPQIMTDRFDFVLKNNEVLADWWTRLQFLERLESLNLDFEKVKLGAFTQACMGETKMAAVMEKDLVYFFETALPQVQVQILRKEVPDKIQVPSGSKIKVIYPQDKAPYLEVRIQEVFGMMETPKVYFGKIPLTFHLLGPNFRPVQVTANLESFWKNGYPEVRKELRIKYPKHQWPEDPAEGTPEAKGRRRQ from the coding sequence ATGGCAGAGCTTGTTCATCTTCCCATTGATGATTTTATTCCCGAGATTAAGAGCAAGCTTCAAATTAGCAACAATTTAGTTATTACCGCCGCACCGGGTGCCGGTAAAACCACACGACTTCCACCCGCATTGCTTTCTGAAGTTAAGAAAAAAATCATCGTGCTTGAGCCACGAAGAATGGCCGCTATTGCCGCTGCCCACCGCATCGCTGAAGAGCAAGGCTGGGAAGTGGGCAAAGAAATTGGCTATCAGGTGCGCTTTGCAAATAAGACGTCAAAAGAAACACGTCTGGTTTTTATGACGGAAGCATTGCTTGCACGGCAGATGATTGATGATCCAGAGCTTAAAGACGTTGATCTAATTGTTCTAGATGAGTTCCATGAACGTTCTATGCATGTCGATGTAGCCTTAGGGTTACTAAAGGAACTGCAAGAGCTAGGACGAGAAATTAAAATCGTCATTATGTCCGCAACCCTTGAGGCAGAAAAGATTTCTAGTTACTTAAGCGATTGTCCTATTGTTAGCGTGCCTGGAAAACTTTTTGAGCTTGAGGTCAAGTATCAAAAGTCTTCTCAGAGCTTACAAACATTCCCTGCTTTCTATGAAAACCTTTTTCAGACCGTGAAGGAAGCACAAGCTGCGACCCAGAAAGATCTTTTGGTTTTTTTGCCTGGTGTAGGTGAAATCGACAGAGCAATTTCTACGTTGCAGATTTGGGCGGACGTAAAAAATATTGAACTTGTGCCTTTGCATGGGTCCTTAAATTTAGAAGATCAAAGAAGAGCTTTGCAGAAATCAAATAGGCAAAGAATTGTGCTTTCGACGAATATCGCAGAAAGCTCGGTGACCTTAGATGGCGTGAATACAGTAATCGATTCAGGCTTAGCGAAAAGCATGAAGCAAGATCATCGCACGGGCTTTTCTCGCCTTGAATTAGGTCGTATAAGTCTTTCTAGCGCCATTCAGCGCTCTGGCCGTGCTGCCCGTCAATACCCCGGTGTTTCTTACCGTATGTGGAATAAAATGGATGAACTGTCTTTCGCAAAAAGCGAGACAGCAGAAATCCAGCGTGTGGATCTTTCAGAAACTCTATTGTTTCTGAGCGCCCAGGGTGTAACAGATTTTAATTCCTTTAGCTGGTTTGAAAAACCACCAGCAGTCGCCCTAAAAAATGCAGAAAGATTTCTTCAGCTATCAGGTGCCATTGATTCCCAAAATAAAATTACTTCATTGGGAAAAAAGATTCTGCACTTCCCATTGCCAGTGCGTTTAGCAAAACTGATGTTGGTGTCCTTAGAAATGAAAGCGCCAGAACTGGGATCAGAGATCGCAGCATTGCTTCAAGATCGCGATATCTTAAGACGAGATGCGGTTTCGGCGTTCATTGGCGACAACCTAGAATGCGATTTATCTGCCCGCCTTTATGTATTAACTCAGTTCCGCAGGGATAAGCGCGCACCTAAAGAGGCTTCTTTCATTGCTTTACAAACAGTCGATCAAGGCGCAAGGCAAATTGCTGAACTTGCTAATCGCTTAAAAGATTCAAATAGCGATAAATCGTTATCAAAAGCGGAACAGCATGACCTAACCAAACACATCCTAGCTTTATCTTACGCAGATCGCCTGTGCCGCCGTCGTGGAAAATCAGATCGCGCGCTCATGGTGGGTGGACGCGGCGTAAAGCTGCAATCCGAAAGTTTAGTTAAGACTTCTGAATTCTTCGTCGCTTTAAGTGGTGTTGAAGGAAGTTCTGATGCAGAAACAGTGGTAGGCCTTGCATGCGGTTTTGAAAAGGATTTCGTCGTGCAGGTCTTCAAAGACCAAATTCAAAAGGTTCGCGATGTTGTCTTTATTGAAGAAAAGGGACAGTTTTTCACTCGAGAATACCGAGCTTTGCATGGACTTCCCTTGGATGAACCTTCATTAGTTCCAGCGACAGCAGCAGAAATTTCCGAAAAGCTTCCGCAAATCATGACAGATCGTTTTGATTTTGTATTAAAGAATAACGAAGTCCTGGCTGATTGGTGGACTCGTCTGCAATTCCTGGAAAGACTAGAATCACTGAATCTAGATTTTGAAAAAGTAAAACTAGGAGCATTCACCCAAGCTTGTATGGGCGAAACCAAAATGGCTGCTGTAATGGAAAAAGACTTAGTCTATTTTTTCGAAACCGCATTACCACAAGTCCAAGTGCAAATCTTACGCAAAGAAGTCCCAGATAAAATTCAAGTCCCAAGCGGAAGTAAAATCAAAGTCATCTACCCACAAGACAAAGCACCGTACTTAGAAGTTAGAATCCAAGAAGTCTTCGGAATGATGGAAACTCCGAAAGTCTATTTCGGAAAAATC
- the rsmI gene encoding 16S rRNA (cytidine(1402)-2'-O)-methyltransferase: MLYLVATPIGDTTEITLRALEILKTCDVVICESTKEASKLLRAHGITGKTYETLDEHSTPDDKAALVPICAEKTVALVTDCGTPGFCDPGADLVRLCRQKNIKVKSVLGASALMGLLSLSGQRIDEFLFRGFVPAESEARAKALKDLTKEKRAIILMDTPYRLKKTLGDMKEHFSNRKFLLTLNLSQEDETILEGNIDKLISGLPYDKAEFMLLIYPA, encoded by the coding sequence ATGCTTTATCTGGTAGCGACCCCTATTGGCGATACAACTGAAATCACCCTGCGTGCTTTAGAAATTCTAAAAACCTGTGATGTGGTCATTTGCGAAAGTACGAAGGAAGCATCCAAACTTCTTCGCGCCCATGGCATTACTGGCAAGACCTATGAAACTTTGGATGAACACTCTACCCCTGATGATAAAGCGGCCTTAGTGCCGATCTGTGCGGAAAAAACCGTGGCGCTGGTAACGGACTGCGGGACTCCGGGATTTTGTGATCCAGGTGCTGACTTAGTTCGTCTTTGTCGCCAAAAGAATATTAAAGTTAAATCTGTCTTAGGTGCTTCTGCTTTAATGGGTTTGCTTTCATTAAGTGGCCAGCGCATTGATGAGTTTTTATTTCGCGGTTTTGTTCCTGCTGAAAGCGAAGCCCGCGCGAAGGCTTTAAAAGACCTTACTAAAGAAAAGCGTGCCATTATCTTGATGGATACCCCTTACCGACTTAAAAAAACCTTGGGCGATATGAAAGAGCACTTTTCTAATCGCAAGTTTCTGCTAACACTAAATCTTTCCCAAGAAGATGAAACCATCCTTGAAGGGAATATCGATAAACTAATTTCGGGTCTTCCCTATGATAAGGCCGAGTTCATGTTGTTAATTTATCCGGCATAA
- a CDS encoding HAD family hydrolase has product MLSQIIVNIQALSERGLKSLVVFDLDSTLFDVSPRLERILLDFAASPLNQKKFPEQVALLKNIKTLRTDWGIQGALQRAGLDGHHPEFQEAIRIYWQKNFFSNHYLQFDDLYEGALEFVLALEKAGAELAYLTGRDVERMGVGSAEILRQWDFPLHEKATLVLKPHRSMDDAQFKTDWFIEADKKGYEKIYFFENEPVNLVHLSQFCPHVEMIFFESTHAGKAQPPEALPRIMNFLLNQKES; this is encoded by the coding sequence ATGCTAAGCCAAATTATTGTTAACATTCAGGCCCTATCCGAACGTGGTCTTAAAAGCCTGGTGGTTTTCGATTTGGACTCCACATTATTCGATGTTAGTCCTCGTTTAGAACGCATCCTTTTGGACTTTGCTGCCTCCCCGTTGAATCAAAAAAAATTTCCTGAACAGGTGGCTTTGCTTAAGAACATTAAAACCTTGCGCACGGACTGGGGCATTCAAGGTGCTTTGCAAAGAGCAGGACTTGATGGCCACCATCCTGAATTTCAAGAAGCCATTCGCATCTATTGGCAAAAAAACTTTTTTTCCAATCACTATCTTCAGTTCGATGACTTGTACGAAGGTGCCTTGGAATTTGTTTTAGCTTTAGAAAAAGCGGGCGCCGAACTTGCTTATCTTACGGGGCGTGATGTGGAAAGAATGGGTGTTGGCTCTGCAGAAATTCTTCGTCAGTGGGATTTCCCTTTGCACGAAAAAGCGACCTTGGTGTTAAAGCCCCATCGCAGTATGGATGATGCCCAATTTAAAACCGATTGGTTTATTGAAGCCGACAAAAAGGGTTACGAAAAAATTTATTTCTTTGAAAACGAGCCGGTGAACCTAGTTCATCTTTCACAATTCTGCCCCCATGTTGAAATGATTTTCTTTGAAAGCACCCACGCAGGCAAAGCACAACCACCGGAAGCTTTGCCGCGAATCATGAATTTCTTGTTAAACCAAAAGGAATCCTAA
- a CDS encoding acyl-CoA thioesterase produces the protein MSDVSHYNITIKEYHVDSYGHVNNATYLQIYEEARWELITSKGYGFHEVHQLQQGPVILEVNVKFFKEIPLRSKIDVTTEVMNYKGKVGQLLQKMMKEDGTVASEAVFTFGLFDMKARKLIEPTEKWKKALGI, from the coding sequence ATGTCAGATGTAAGCCACTACAATATCACCATTAAAGAATATCACGTCGACTCTTATGGACACGTGAACAACGCCACCTATTTGCAAATTTACGAAGAGGCGCGCTGGGAACTTATCACTTCAAAGGGTTATGGATTTCATGAAGTGCATCAGTTGCAACAAGGCCCCGTGATTTTAGAAGTGAACGTAAAATTCTTTAAAGAAATCCCACTTAGATCAAAGATCGATGTCACCACAGAAGTGATGAACTACAAAGGCAAGGTCGGACAACTCTTACAAAAGATGATGAAAGAAGATGGCACAGTAGCCAGTGAAGCGGTTTTTACTTTTGGACTTTTTGATATGAAGGCTCGAAAGCTAATCGAGCCCACAGAAAAATGGAAAAAAGCTTTAGGAATTTAA
- a CDS encoding chemotaxis protein CheX: MTTTIKATTPKVRKNILLVDNKTELEKSLREPLFDHLEASGFTPIMVRAKDGAEAAMKSENQKFDMVLIDTDVPRLMDGGFVYGINTFRNTQDANLIVMSNKDIDEIPEQLRRSRFFKKPVNAEELMSTMVTLINTQHHGGKPIPPPPPKFAVDVRVINALLASTTKVMAELGMTSMKMEKAGPRSPQEPILGEVSSIIDIKSASFQGYLCVSFDKACYLDLISKMFGEVQEDFTPDNQDAVGEINNIILGNAKADLEAYGVEMTVPRVIMGANQLILSPQGAAGMMIPFATEKGRFYLQVVGYPVPKKGLNS; the protein is encoded by the coding sequence ATGACCACTACAATAAAAGCAACAACTCCGAAGGTCAGAAAAAACATCCTCTTAGTTGATAACAAGACTGAGCTTGAAAAATCCCTGCGTGAGCCTTTATTTGATCATTTAGAAGCTTCAGGCTTCACCCCTATCATGGTTCGAGCGAAAGACGGTGCGGAAGCCGCAATGAAATCAGAGAACCAGAAATTTGATATGGTTCTAATTGATACAGATGTCCCGCGCTTAATGGATGGCGGTTTCGTTTACGGTATTAATACTTTCAGAAATACTCAGGACGCTAATTTGATTGTGATGTCGAATAAAGACATCGATGAAATTCCTGAACAACTTCGTCGTTCCCGCTTTTTTAAAAAACCAGTTAATGCTGAAGAGCTAATGAGTACGATGGTTACGTTGATCAATACTCAACACCACGGTGGAAAACCTATTCCTCCCCCGCCGCCGAAGTTCGCGGTGGACGTGCGAGTGATCAATGCTCTTCTAGCTTCAACCACAAAAGTAATGGCTGAGCTTGGAATGACTTCCATGAAAATGGAAAAAGCAGGTCCACGGTCTCCGCAAGAGCCAATTCTAGGTGAAGTCTCTTCAATCATTGATATTAAGAGCGCTTCTTTCCAAGGCTATCTTTGTGTTTCTTTTGATAAAGCTTGTTATTTGGATTTAATTTCTAAAATGTTTGGTGAAGTTCAAGAAGATTTCACCCCTGACAATCAAGACGCTGTTGGTGAAATTAACAATATTATTTTAGGAAATGCTAAAGCGGATCTTGAGGCCTATGGTGTTGAGATGACCGTTCCCCGTGTGATCATGGGCGCAAATCAATTAATCCTGAGCCCGCAAGGGGCCGCTGGGATGATGATTCCTTTTGCTACTGAAAAAGGACGATTCTATCTTCAGGTGGTAGGTTATCCAGTACCGAAAAAAGGCTTAAATTCCTAA
- a CDS encoding GYF domain-containing protein: MMKQYYLSNNGTHIGPFGFETILKKIENKEHQWTDYIFDESIGEWLMLLEHPEFSVKLAQKPATAPQTAPTELKSQVKDKEWFILKEGNNYGPFSQAELIQMLQEKALFEYDYIWHAKLPAWKRVAEVEDFSATSIRALKNSKDADLSEIFFRRRHARAAYGASLIVHNNKTVFRGQALEISAGGAGVLIDSANLQPGQSLFLHFQPGNGVPPFNAVCQVVSKQFVASSGENESVKYGVKFTNLSQSVRESIKNFTSKAA, from the coding sequence ATGATGAAACAATACTATCTTTCAAACAACGGCACTCATATTGGACCTTTCGGGTTTGAGACGATCCTAAAAAAGATCGAAAACAAAGAGCATCAGTGGACTGATTATATTTTTGATGAGTCTATTGGCGAATGGTTGATGCTATTAGAGCATCCCGAGTTTTCAGTGAAGCTTGCACAAAAACCCGCGACCGCGCCTCAAACAGCTCCGACAGAATTAAAAAGCCAAGTAAAAGACAAAGAGTGGTTCATCCTTAAAGAGGGTAACAACTACGGACCTTTTAGCCAGGCAGAGCTGATTCAGATGCTTCAAGAAAAAGCATTGTTTGAATACGACTATATTTGGCACGCAAAACTTCCGGCTTGGAAGCGAGTTGCTGAAGTGGAAGATTTTTCTGCCACATCGATCCGTGCATTAAAGAATTCAAAAGATGCCGATCTTTCAGAAATCTTTTTCCGTCGTCGTCATGCCCGTGCAGCCTATGGTGCTTCTTTGATCGTTCACAATAATAAAACTGTTTTCCGTGGCCAGGCTTTGGAAATCAGCGCAGGTGGGGCGGGTGTACTGATTGATTCAGCAAATTTGCAACCGGGTCAGTCATTATTCTTGCACTTTCAACCAGGCAACGGTGTTCCTCCGTTTAATGCTGTTTGCCAGGTCGTAAGTAAGCAGTTCGTCGCTTCTTCAGGAGAAAACGAATCTGTAAAATATGGCGTTAAGTTTACGAACCTTAGCCAATCAGTGCGCGAATCAATTAAGAATTTTACTAGCAAAGCAGCATAA
- a CDS encoding ABC transporter ATP-binding protein → MSDNFMHEDLVKTKITYPGLFRRLWPYARKEKGLLFAAIFAVAGGAIVARLVPFLIGYAIDHGVKQKDYQIFTNVAIAYLILEIMRSIFSFANAYLFQLFGNRMLFHLREALMSHVQHLPMQFFNKTPTGRIVTRLTNDVASLGELFSEGVISVFTNAVIICSVVIALAVISWKLTLVSLILAPIFIGASFYLSNKIREILSEQKKKLSLINAFLAENLNGIKVVQLYNRLNRNREKFGGLSVDYRDTNMRSIRAYALMQPIMNLFNATTITSALYFGGMLSAENAIGIGALIAFLMNIQDFIPPLREILEKYQQFQNSLTSAERIFTLMDEQVEQEFQDLSKPEGLHGEIKIHNLNFRYEDNLPLVLKNINLHIKAGESVALVGRTGSGKSTFISLLQRFYDAPEKTVFVDGMALEQIPRGEIRHHVGVVQQDNFIFRGTIADNIGLGDPAVSAEQIEKACAKTGYMELLKRTGRNLQSPVAERGSNLSVGERQLIAFARILAFNPDILILDEATANIDSESEHIIQEATKEITRGRTSIIIAHRLSTIEQCDRIIVLDHGEVLEMGSHSELMKAQGLYYQFASLGLKSTLMDASAAGTADP, encoded by the coding sequence ATGAGTGATAATTTCATGCATGAGGATCTGGTTAAGACTAAGATCACTTACCCTGGATTATTTAGACGTCTTTGGCCCTACGCTAGAAAAGAAAAGGGACTTTTGTTCGCGGCGATCTTTGCTGTTGCCGGTGGAGCCATTGTTGCCCGTCTTGTGCCTTTCCTGATCGGTTATGCTATTGATCACGGTGTAAAACAAAAAGACTATCAAATCTTCACGAACGTTGCGATTGCGTACCTGATCCTTGAGATCATGCGTTCTATTTTCTCGTTTGCGAATGCTTACCTGTTCCAGCTTTTCGGCAACCGCATGTTATTCCATTTGCGCGAAGCTTTGATGTCTCACGTACAGCACTTGCCGATGCAGTTTTTCAACAAAACGCCCACAGGTCGTATTGTTACTCGCTTAACCAACGATGTGGCTTCATTGGGTGAGTTGTTCTCTGAAGGCGTGATCTCTGTATTTACCAATGCAGTTATCATCTGCTCGGTCGTTATTGCGCTTGCAGTGATTTCTTGGAAGCTGACTTTGGTTTCTTTGATCTTGGCGCCGATCTTTATCGGGGCTTCGTTTTACCTGAGTAACAAAATCCGTGAAATCCTAAGTGAGCAAAAAAAGAAGTTATCGTTGATCAACGCTTTCTTGGCTGAAAACTTAAACGGCATCAAGGTCGTTCAACTTTATAACCGCTTAAACCGCAACCGCGAAAAATTCGGTGGTCTGTCGGTTGATTACCGCGACACAAACATGCGCTCAATCCGTGCTTATGCACTGATGCAGCCTATTATGAACTTGTTTAATGCAACCACAATCACCTCAGCTTTGTACTTCGGTGGTATGTTAAGCGCTGAAAACGCCATCGGCATCGGTGCCTTGATTGCGTTTTTAATGAACATTCAAGATTTCATCCCACCTTTAAGAGAAATCTTAGAGAAGTATCAGCAGTTCCAAAACTCGTTAACCAGCGCGGAACGTATTTTCACACTGATGGATGAGCAAGTGGAACAAGAATTCCAAGATCTATCTAAACCAGAAGGCCTGCATGGCGAAATTAAGATTCATAATCTTAACTTCCGCTATGAGGACAACCTGCCGCTAGTTCTTAAAAACATCAACCTGCACATCAAAGCCGGTGAATCCGTAGCTTTGGTAGGCCGAACTGGCAGTGGTAAATCGACGTTTATTTCTTTGCTCCAGCGTTTTTACGATGCTCCTGAAAAAACGGTGTTCGTTGACGGTATGGCTTTAGAACAGATTCCTCGTGGTGAAATCCGTCACCATGTGGGCGTAGTTCAACAGGACAACTTTATTTTCAGAGGCACCATTGCTGATAATATCGGGCTTGGTGACCCGGCCGTCAGTGCTGAACAAATTGAAAAGGCCTGCGCGAAAACAGGATACATGGAATTACTTAAACGCACCGGCCGCAACTTACAAAGCCCTGTGGCTGAGCGGGGTTCCAACCTTTCTGTGGGTGAACGCCAGTTGATCGCCTTTGCGCGTATCCTAGCGTTTAATCCAGACATCCTGATTTTGGATGAAGCAACAGCGAATATCGATTCTGAAAGCGAACACATCATTCAGGAAGCGACGAAAGAAATCACCCGTGGCCGCACAAGCATCATCATCGCCCATCGTCTTTCAACGATTGAGCAGTGCGATCGTATTATTGTTTTAGATCATGGCGAAGTGCTTGAGATGGGCTCTCATTCTGAGTTGATGAAAGCCCAGGGACTTTATTATCAGTTTGCTTCTCTAGGTTTGAAATCCACTTTGATGGATGCATCTGCTGCGGGAACCGCGGATCCGTAG
- a CDS encoding ABC transporter ATP-binding protein — MQSSSDNTILYKRPLWYYIKNNPRAFSLGMLFLLVTNILDGVYPLIMKIAIDQIETMAPLSAIGKTCAMFFAIMAGLAFTRYGWRTNFGRFHTFAAEHIRQKLFRHVTSLGPNFFHKNQVGELMSLMTNDVQSFRQAIGPGLLILADGIIIIAVVLPIMVGLNWEWTWKTLVFLPLVPFLIWKVMRLIHSNYKVQQDKFSELTGVAQETVGGIRVIKSFAQEDNRTSLFNAVSSAFEKACNKVARIDAFFVPVMEFGVTSGSVILLFIAKDDIYSGAVTIGTFVAFHRYIQKMVWPMTALGMGFSYFQKGYASFDRIKDVLKTNSDIPDDGTIEIQKFESLEFKNVSYKHQDSTVYVLKDVSFTLHAGESLGIMGPVGAGKTTLLHLLSRMYPLKEGQILVNGISIEKIKQESLRKTFLLVPQEAFLFSDSISENVSFGLHARATEGEIMRMVGIVDLNKEIDALPHKYDSQLGERGVNLSGGQKQRLTIARGLIMKTPVLVLDDSLSAVDTRTEKAIEAELSKSDSTTTRIIVAHRLSSLKGVNKLLILKDGQVEALGSYMDVFRTSPTFQKIVHIQGKGEHHE; from the coding sequence ATGCAAAGTTCATCAGATAACACTATTCTTTATAAGCGTCCCCTTTGGTACTACATCAAAAACAACCCTCGAGCTTTCAGCTTGGGTATGCTGTTTTTGCTGGTCACAAATATTTTGGACGGCGTCTATCCGCTGATCATGAAGATAGCCATCGATCAGATTGAAACCATGGCGCCGTTAAGTGCCATTGGCAAAACCTGTGCAATGTTTTTTGCAATTATGGCAGGACTTGCATTCACTCGTTATGGCTGGAGAACCAACTTCGGTCGCTTCCATACTTTTGCAGCTGAACACATTCGCCAAAAGTTATTCCGTCATGTCACTTCATTGGGCCCGAACTTCTTCCACAAAAACCAAGTGGGCGAATTGATGAGCTTAATGACCAATGACGTTCAATCCTTCCGTCAAGCAATTGGCCCAGGATTATTAATTCTTGCCGATGGTATCATTATCATCGCCGTGGTTTTACCAATTATGGTTGGATTAAACTGGGAATGGACTTGGAAGACATTGGTGTTCTTGCCTTTAGTTCCGTTTTTAATTTGGAAGGTCATGCGCTTGATCCATTCCAATTACAAAGTTCAGCAAGATAAGTTTTCTGAACTTACCGGTGTTGCCCAAGAAACCGTGGGTGGTATTCGCGTTATCAAAAGTTTCGCTCAGGAAGATAACAGAACTTCTTTGTTCAACGCTGTCAGCTCGGCTTTTGAAAAAGCTTGTAACAAAGTGGCGCGCATTGATGCGTTCTTTGTTCCGGTGATGGAGTTCGGTGTTACCTCAGGCAGTGTGATTCTTTTATTCATCGCTAAAGATGATATTTATTCCGGTGCGGTGACTATTGGTACTTTCGTAGCCTTTCATCGCTATATTCAAAAGATGGTTTGGCCAATGACTGCTTTGGGAATGGGCTTTTCATATTTTCAAAAAGGTTATGCTTCCTTTGATCGTATTAAGGATGTGTTGAAAACAAACAGTGACATTCCTGATGATGGAACGATTGAAATTCAAAAATTCGAAAGTCTTGAGTTTAAAAATGTATCCTACAAACACCAAGACAGCACTGTTTACGTTTTAAAAGACGTTTCATTCACTTTGCATGCAGGTGAAAGTCTTGGAATCATGGGACCTGTGGGCGCAGGAAAAACAACGCTATTGCATCTGTTGTCGCGTATGTATCCTTTGAAAGAAGGTCAAATTTTAGTAAATGGAATTTCCATTGAAAAGATCAAACAAGAATCTTTGCGCAAAACTTTCTTACTAGTTCCCCAGGAAGCTTTCTTATTCAGTGACTCTATTTCTGAAAACGTCAGCTTCGGCTTGCATGCTCGCGCTACTGAAGGCGAAATCATGCGCATGGTGGGGATCGTGGATCTGAATAAAGAAATCGATGCCCTTCCGCACAAATATGACTCTCAACTTGGTGAACGAGGCGTGAATCTTTCTGGTGGCCAAAAGCAACGCCTGACAATTGCCCGTGGCTTGATTATGAAAACCCCGGTCCTAGTTTTAGATGACTCGCTCAGTGCGGTTGATACAAGAACTGAAAAAGCGATTGAGGCGGAGCTTTCAAAAAGCGATTCGACGACGACTCGAATTATCGTAGCTCACCGCCTGTCTTCTTTAAAAGGCGTTAATAAGCTGCTTATTTTAAAAGATGGACAAGTAGAGGCTTTAGGCTCTTACATGGATGTCTTTAGAACCAGCCCGACCTTCCAAAAAATTGTGCATATTCAAGGAAAGGGGGAACATCATGAGTGA
- a CDS encoding helix-turn-helix domain-containing protein, with product MSQIDQFLNALKRALKAKNVLYRDLAKALDLSESSVKRILSSKSLSLERLEEICRVADISFSEVVKSANLEEANQVVILTDDQERALAENIRLLHYYMMLHEGKTPQKIEREYQITPAESKKYLFQLDRLKLLELHPRDKVKFKKTGFLRFHRDGPVGKALFEQTKSSYLNYDFRPEDYIRFSFLKVSPPTLAKYKAKLERLLLELQEESRFEGEHNVPVVETGVLLSFRPWQYSYMGAIKKKD from the coding sequence ATGTCGCAAATAGATCAATTCCTTAACGCGCTAAAAAGAGCTTTGAAGGCCAAAAATGTTTTGTACCGCGATCTTGCTAAGGCCCTGGATCTGAGCGAATCCAGCGTCAAAAGAATTCTTTCTAGCAAAAGCTTAAGCCTAGAGCGTTTAGAAGAAATCTGTCGAGTTGCTGATATCAGTTTTTCAGAAGTAGTGAAGTCAGCCAATCTAGAAGAGGCCAACCAGGTCGTCATCTTAACGGACGACCAAGAGCGCGCCTTAGCTGAAAACATCCGCTTACTGCATTACTATATGATGTTGCATGAAGGAAAGACGCCGCAAAAAATCGAACGTGAATATCAGATCACTCCGGCTGAATCTAAAAAGTATTTGTTCCAGTTGGATCGCCTCAAACTTTTAGAACTGCACCCACGTGATAAAGTGAAATTTAAAAAAACTGGCTTCCTACGCTTCCATCGTGATGGGCCCGTTGGTAAGGCTTTGTTTGAACAAACTAAATCAAGCTATTTAAATTACGATTTTCGTCCTGAAGACTATATTCGTTTTTCATTCTTAAAAGTCAGTCCTCCAACTTTAGCTAAATACAAAGCCAAGTTAGAAAGACTGCTTTTAGAGTTGCAAGAAGAATCTAGGTTTGAAGGGGAGCATAATGTGCCAGTAGTTGAAACGGGCGTACTGCTTTCGTTCCGCCCATGGCAATATTCGTACATGGGTGCGATTAAGAAAAAAGACTAA